A stretch of the Polyangiaceae bacterium genome encodes the following:
- the truA gene encoding tRNA pseudouridine(38-40) synthase TruA, with amino-acid sequence MDPAFGVLLAVAYDGGPFSGFARQTEARTVAGELDGAVRAIDARASLVRGVSRTDAGVHAREQCVAFDTTRDIQPRGWALALAQHLPDEISVVRAARVPVGYDPRAHALTKTYRYSLLERAVRDPFLSRFSWRVAERLNHPAMAEEARALVGEHDFAAFRAAGDPRQDTVRHILRAELEAATDGRLDIVVTGNRFLYKMVRIIAGTLVDVGRGRLPTGTVARALAGGSRGDLGVTAPPEGLCLERVCLDEAGSDAWPDQFPRD; translated from the coding sequence GTGGACCCGGCGTTCGGCGTCCTCTTGGCGGTCGCGTACGACGGCGGGCCGTTCTCGGGTTTCGCTCGCCAGACGGAGGCTCGCACCGTAGCCGGTGAGCTCGACGGGGCGGTGCGCGCCATCGACGCGCGCGCGTCGCTGGTACGCGGCGTCAGTCGTACCGACGCCGGCGTGCACGCGCGCGAGCAGTGTGTGGCGTTCGACACCACGCGCGACATCCAACCGCGCGGTTGGGCGCTCGCGTTGGCCCAACACCTGCCCGACGAGATCTCGGTGGTGCGCGCCGCGCGGGTGCCGGTCGGCTACGATCCGCGCGCGCACGCGCTCACCAAGACCTACCGCTACTCGCTGCTCGAGCGCGCCGTCCGCGATCCCTTCCTGTCGCGCTTCAGCTGGCGCGTGGCGGAGAGGTTGAACCACCCGGCCATGGCCGAGGAGGCGCGGGCGCTGGTGGGCGAGCACGACTTCGCGGCCTTCCGCGCCGCCGGTGATCCGCGCCAGGACACCGTTCGGCACATCCTGCGCGCCGAGCTCGAGGCGGCAACGGACGGGCGCCTCGACATCGTCGTGACCGGCAACCGCTTCCTCTACAAGATGGTGCGGATCATCGCGGGAACGCTGGTGGACGTGGGGCGCGGCCGGCTGCCTACCGGGACGGTGGCGCGCGCCCTCGCCGGCGGGTCCCGCGGCGACCTGGGGGTCACCGCGCCCCCCGAGGGCTTGTGCCTGGAGCGGGTCTGCCTCGACGAGGCCGGCAGCGACGCGTGGCCTGACCAGTTTCCGCGCGATTGA